In Streptomyces sp. NBC_00878, a single window of DNA contains:
- a CDS encoding response regulator transcription factor — MRVVIAEDSALLRDGLAQLLQLRGVEVAAAVGDADALLAAVAEHRPDAAVVDIRLPPTQTDEGLRAAVRLRADHPGTGVLIFSQYVETKYAAQLLGTNPGGVGYLLKERVVDIGEFVDALERVAAGGTALDPEVVAQLFGAGRRATALDTLTPREREVLALMAEGRTNHGIATSFTVSERAVEKHIANIFTKLGLMPSDTGNRRVLAVLRYLETASRTP; from the coding sequence ATGCGCGTCGTCATCGCCGAGGACTCCGCCCTCCTGCGCGACGGGCTGGCCCAGCTCCTCCAGTTGCGGGGCGTCGAGGTCGCCGCGGCCGTCGGGGACGCCGACGCGCTGCTCGCCGCCGTGGCCGAGCACCGCCCGGACGCCGCCGTCGTCGACATCCGGCTGCCGCCGACCCAGACGGACGAGGGGCTCCGGGCCGCCGTACGCCTGCGCGCGGACCACCCCGGCACGGGCGTGCTGATCTTCTCCCAGTACGTCGAGACGAAGTACGCCGCACAGCTCCTGGGCACCAACCCGGGCGGCGTCGGCTACCTGCTCAAGGAACGGGTCGTCGACATCGGGGAGTTCGTGGACGCGCTGGAACGGGTCGCCGCCGGCGGCACCGCCCTCGACCCCGAGGTCGTCGCACAGCTCTTCGGCGCCGGCCGCCGCGCGACCGCCCTGGACACCCTCACGCCCCGCGAACGCGAGGTGCTCGCCCTGATGGCCGAGGGCCGTACGAACCACGGCATCGCCACGTCCTTCACCGTCTCCGAGCGAGCCGTCGAGAAGCACATCGCCAACATCTTCACCAAGCTCGGCCTGATGCCCTCCGACACGGGAAACCGCCGGGTGCTGGCGGTCCTGCGCTACTTGGAAACGGCGAGCCGAACCCCGTAG
- a CDS encoding TSUP family transporter, producing MPDISLTMVVALCLAALAAGWIDAVVGGGGLLLLPVLLLGLPNSGSAAQYALGTNKAVAIVGTTGAAVTYARKAPVDVGTAVRIGLAALAGSTAGAFVAAGMSTDVLKPVVMVVLLGVGTFVILRPAFGTAPSTEPVSPRRVLAAIGLAGLGIGFYDGLIGPGTGTFLVLALTALLHLDLVTASATAKIVNCCTNAGALAMFAWQGTVYWQLAALMAVFNLVGGTVGAHTALKKGSGFVRIVLLTVVFALVANLAYQQWLA from the coding sequence ATGCCCGACATATCGCTGACCATGGTCGTTGCCCTGTGCCTGGCCGCTCTCGCGGCGGGCTGGATCGACGCGGTGGTGGGCGGCGGCGGCCTCCTGCTGCTCCCCGTGCTGCTGCTCGGCCTGCCGAACTCGGGATCGGCCGCCCAGTACGCCCTCGGCACCAACAAGGCCGTGGCGATCGTCGGGACCACGGGCGCGGCGGTGACGTACGCGCGCAAGGCGCCGGTGGACGTCGGCACGGCCGTACGGATCGGCCTCGCGGCGCTCGCCGGATCCACGGCCGGCGCGTTCGTCGCCGCCGGGATGAGCACCGATGTGCTGAAGCCGGTGGTCATGGTCGTCCTGCTCGGCGTCGGCACCTTCGTGATCCTGCGGCCCGCGTTCGGTACGGCGCCCTCGACCGAGCCCGTGTCCCCGCGCCGCGTCCTCGCCGCGATCGGGCTCGCGGGCCTCGGCATCGGCTTCTACGACGGACTCATCGGCCCCGGCACGGGAACGTTCCTCGTCCTCGCCCTCACCGCGCTGCTGCACCTCGACCTGGTGACCGCCTCCGCCACCGCGAAGATCGTCAACTGCTGCACCAACGCGGGAGCGCTCGCGATGTTCGCCTGGCAGGGCACGGTGTACTGGCAGCTGGCGGCCCTGATGGCCGTCTTCAACCTGGTCGGCGGGACGGTCGGGGCGCACACCGCGCTCAAGAAGGGCAGCGGTTTCGTCAGGATCGTGCTGCTGACGGTGGTCTTCGCGCTGGTGGCGAACCTGGCGTACCAGCAGTGGCTGGCATAG
- a CDS encoding class F sortase has translation MRRFATLSIAAVTLVALLSGAWLLRSGAATHAPPQPSAAQARADARVDAHSDRPAAPALPPVPPDRIRIPSIRVDAPLLGLGLTPQGSLGIPPADRKNLAGWYEAGTAPGQTGTAIVAGHVDNAEGPAVFYRLGALKKGSTIEVGRRDGTVALFSVDAVEAYDARDFPDEKVYGAARRPELRVITCGGSFSEVTGYQSNVVVFAHLTGSR, from the coding sequence GTGCGCCGGTTCGCCACCCTCTCCATAGCCGCCGTCACCCTCGTCGCCCTCCTCTCCGGCGCCTGGCTGCTGCGCAGCGGCGCCGCGACGCACGCCCCGCCGCAGCCCTCGGCCGCGCAGGCCCGCGCCGACGCCCGCGTGGACGCTCACTCGGACCGGCCCGCGGCCCCCGCGCTGCCGCCCGTCCCGCCCGACCGCATCCGTATCCCCTCGATCCGGGTGGACGCCCCCCTCCTGGGCCTCGGCCTCACCCCGCAGGGCAGCCTCGGCATACCGCCGGCCGACCGGAAGAACCTCGCGGGCTGGTACGAGGCCGGTACCGCGCCGGGCCAGACGGGTACCGCGATCGTCGCCGGCCATGTCGACAACGCCGAAGGGCCCGCCGTCTTCTACCGGCTCGGCGCCCTGAAGAAGGGCAGCACGATCGAGGTCGGGCGCCGCGACGGCACGGTCGCCCTCTTCTCGGTCGACGCGGTCGAGGCGTACGACGCCCGGGACTTTCCGGACGAGAAGGTGTACGGGGCCGCGCGCCGCCCGGAGCTGCGCGTCATCACCTGCGGCGGCAGCTTCTCGGAGGTGACGGGCTACCAGAGCAACGTGGTCGTCTTCGCCCACCTGACGGGCAGCCGGTAG
- a CDS encoding NADPH-dependent FMN reductase, whose translation MNSTTEVPVPAAAPVPAPLKVVIIVGSNREGRFGPVVADWLLSRVRDREDLAVDVVDAAEVRLPTALSHSPSAEVTAELGKVSPHLAGADAFVVLTPEYNHSFPASLKTLIDWHFHEWRAKPVAFVSYGGLSGGLRAVEQLRQVFAELHAVTVRDTVSFHNAGASFDDKGHHKDPAAADAAAKVMLDQLAWWGLALREAKSVRPYAG comes from the coding sequence ATGAACTCCACGACAGAGGTTCCTGTCCCCGCTGCCGCGCCCGTCCCCGCCCCGCTCAAGGTGGTGATCATCGTCGGCAGCAATCGGGAGGGCCGTTTCGGTCCGGTCGTCGCGGACTGGCTGCTGAGCCGGGTCCGCGACCGGGAGGACCTGGCGGTGGATGTCGTCGACGCCGCCGAGGTACGCCTCCCGACGGCGCTCTCCCACTCCCCGTCCGCCGAGGTGACCGCCGAGCTGGGCAAGGTCAGCCCGCACCTGGCCGGCGCCGACGCCTTCGTCGTCCTCACTCCCGAGTACAACCACTCCTTCCCCGCGTCCCTCAAGACCCTCATCGACTGGCACTTCCACGAGTGGCGGGCCAAGCCCGTCGCCTTCGTCTCGTACGGAGGCCTCTCGGGCGGCCTCCGCGCCGTGGAACAACTCCGCCAGGTCTTCGCCGAACTCCACGCCGTCACCGTCCGCGACACGGTGTCCTTCCACAACGCGGGCGCGTCCTTCGACGACAAGGGCCACCACAAGGACCCCGCGGCGGCGGACGCGGCGGCGAAGGTGATGCTGGACCAACTGGCGTGGTGGGGGCTGGCGTTGAGGGAGGCCAAGTCGGTTCGGCCGTACGCGGGTTAG
- a CDS encoding IS982 family transposase, with translation MKTDLDTLATALYARIDDELKASPWLAPYRPAVGIAPTLSDAELVTLAVTSALLGYTSERRWLRRVGRDFGHLFPYVPQQSGYNKRLRAASSLLTSMIRILARDTSLWSDDVWLVDSTPVGCGCSRETAKRSDLAGWAEYGYCASHSRYFWGLRLHLVCTLGGLPVLFALTGAKADERETLRDMLDTAPDAAAARPGQTIIGDKNYYGREFEHDLAERHLQLLRPARKGEAERAGSHLFKPLRQVIESINQTLKGQLDLERHGGKSPAGVAARVLCRILALTAAIWHNDKTGQPIKRSLTAYDH, from the coding sequence GTGAAGACAGACCTGGACACCCTCGCAACGGCACTCTATGCCCGGATCGACGACGAGTTGAAGGCTTCGCCGTGGCTGGCCCCGTACCGGCCCGCCGTCGGGATCGCGCCCACGCTCAGTGACGCCGAACTGGTCACCCTCGCAGTCACGTCGGCGCTGCTCGGTTACACCTCCGAGCGGCGCTGGCTGCGCCGCGTCGGGCGGGACTTCGGCCACCTCTTCCCCTACGTGCCCCAGCAGTCCGGCTACAACAAGCGGCTGCGTGCCGCGTCCTCGCTGCTCACCAGCATGATCCGGATCCTGGCCCGGGACACCTCGCTGTGGAGCGACGATGTGTGGCTGGTCGACTCCACCCCGGTCGGCTGCGGCTGCTCCCGCGAGACGGCGAAACGCTCGGACCTGGCAGGCTGGGCCGAGTACGGTTACTGCGCGTCGCACTCACGGTACTTCTGGGGGCTGCGGCTGCACCTGGTGTGCACACTCGGCGGGCTGCCGGTCCTGTTCGCCCTCACCGGCGCGAAGGCCGACGAGCGCGAGACGCTGCGCGACATGCTCGACACCGCACCCGATGCCGCAGCCGCCCGCCCCGGCCAGACGATCATCGGGGACAAGAACTACTACGGCCGCGAGTTCGAGCATGATCTTGCCGAGCGTCACCTTCAGCTGCTGCGGCCGGCCCGCAAGGGAGAGGCCGAGCGGGCCGGGTCACACCTGTTCAAGCCCCTGCGGCAGGTCATCGAATCGATCAACCAGACCCTCAAGGGACAGCTCGACCTGGAACGACACGGCGGCAAGAGCCCGGCAGGGGTAGCGGCCCGCGTCCTGTGCCGGATCCTCGCGCTCACCGCCGCGATCTGGCACAACGACAAGACCGGACAACCGATCAAGCGATCACTGACCGCCTACGATCACTGA
- a CDS encoding ankyrin repeat domain-containing protein, whose protein sequence is MNRRRRKKLSKYLVVAAMLEDTAHVAALLRTGAQAEAANAEGTTPLYAASVQGAADVVRLLLAAGASPDTESGHGSEGTPLCAAACWGHTDTVRELLAHGADPNLREDHGTGRTPLNWAIRGPYPETAALLLAAGADPHEHTA, encoded by the coding sequence GTGAACCGGCGTCGGCGGAAGAAACTCTCCAAGTACCTTGTCGTGGCTGCCATGTTGGAGGACACCGCGCATGTCGCAGCGCTTCTGCGAACTGGAGCTCAGGCAGAAGCAGCGAACGCTGAGGGCACCACCCCTTTGTACGCGGCATCCGTGCAGGGGGCCGCTGACGTTGTCCGCCTGCTCCTCGCAGCCGGGGCCTCGCCCGACACCGAGAGTGGACACGGCTCGGAAGGCACACCCCTGTGCGCAGCCGCATGCTGGGGGCATACCGACACCGTGCGCGAGTTGCTCGCTCACGGCGCCGACCCGAACCTCCGCGAAGACCACGGCACGGGCCGCACTCCTCTCAACTGGGCTATCCGCGGCCCCTATCCGGAAACTGCCGCGCTTCTGCTCGCGGCGGGGGCCGACCCGCACGAACACACGGCGTAG
- a CDS encoding aminoglycoside phosphotransferase family protein, producing MPGPKMHPDELDISAALVGRLVAEQFPEWAGLPVKEVVSAGTDNAMYRLGDDMVVRLPRLPDGARQVDKEQRWLPRLAPQLPLAVPVPLAKGAPGEGYALPWSVFRWLDGDNVYDAPLSGDAELAYAAVELGRFVAALRTVDATGGPPSWRGGPLTDGGDDDVRAAIRDLGAVSTLDEDIATAAWEDALRLPQRDGDPVWLHGDLLPGNLLARGGRLSAVIDFGGLGVGDPAADAVAAWAVFNAETRSLFRDAADVDDATWARGRGWALCFGLVAEHYYRVTNPVLAAVGHRAVAEALADCAA from the coding sequence ATGCCCGGTCCGAAAATGCACCCCGACGAACTCGACATCAGCGCGGCGCTCGTCGGTCGGCTGGTCGCGGAGCAGTTCCCCGAGTGGGCCGGGCTGCCGGTGAAGGAGGTCGTGTCCGCCGGGACCGACAACGCCATGTACCGGCTGGGCGACGACATGGTCGTACGGCTGCCGCGGCTGCCCGACGGGGCCCGGCAGGTGGACAAGGAGCAGCGGTGGCTGCCGCGGCTCGCGCCGCAGCTGCCGCTCGCGGTCCCCGTGCCGCTCGCCAAGGGGGCGCCCGGCGAGGGGTACGCGCTGCCGTGGAGCGTGTTCCGCTGGCTCGACGGCGACAACGTCTATGACGCGCCGCTCAGCGGCGACGCCGAACTCGCGTACGCTGCCGTCGAGTTGGGGCGTTTCGTTGCTGCGCTGCGGACAGTCGACGCCACCGGTGGGCCGCCCTCCTGGCGTGGCGGACCCCTCACCGACGGCGGTGACGACGACGTCCGTGCCGCGATCCGCGACCTGGGCGCGGTCAGCACGCTGGACGAGGACATCGCGACCGCCGCCTGGGAGGACGCCCTGCGGCTCCCCCAGCGGGACGGCGACCCGGTCTGGCTCCACGGCGACCTCCTGCCGGGCAACCTGCTCGCCCGGGGAGGCCGCCTCAGTGCGGTCATCGACTTCGGCGGCCTCGGCGTCGGGGACCCGGCGGCCGACGCAGTCGCCGCCTGGGCCGTCTTCAATGCCGAGACCCGCAGTCTTTTCCGCGACGCGGCCGACGTCGACGACGCCACCTGGGCTCGGGGGCGGGGGTGGGCCCTGTGTTTCGGGCTGGTCGCGGAGCACTATTACCGGGTCACCAATCCCGTACTCGCCGCCGTAGGGCATCGCGCGGTGGCCGAAGCCCTCGCCGACTGCGCGGCGTAG